Within the Arachis duranensis cultivar V14167 chromosome 10, aradu.V14167.gnm2.J7QH, whole genome shotgun sequence genome, the region caattaatgataattgagttaaaaattaattataacttaataatcgataatatatatattagtacacaaataataatatctaatatataatttatttatttttttgataagattaatatataatttatttatttttttataggatTAATGTATAATTTGTTAAGAATTGGTTTAtgatccaattttttttataaatattgtattatataaaaatagtggtcttattcttttattattatttaaaaaattattcataatatttttattacgtaattaacttaattaataatctttactattatttttccacaaaaaattcatatttctattatttatatatttttaatactaataaatAAGTTGAtattctattatatttattgtcCTAGATAATGTtttgagttatttattttttatattaataatataaaatgaaaaaaattatgtaataaatcatatgttataaaaattatttaatttatacataaattaaatttattaaaaataaatttttttaagcatatctaacttttatatatatcaaatcggCTCAAATTGAATTTCTGTTGTTAGTTAGAGTGCTTATGTGAATGCGACAGACTTTCATTCTCGTCCTTTgctcttattttaaaaaaaatacgcTCCATCCCCTCTCCATTTTCGTCGCAAATCGCTTTTTAATTATCCCCTCTTAAAAAATGCAGATACTCACAGTTAtctatagatatttttttagttttcttttaaataaaaaaatcataatataataataatgaaataattaattcaatataattcaacacaattcataataatatttaaaaaaatatgaaaatatcttCCAACAAATtacaaacataattttttagaacGAAACAGAACGATGTAGTGACAAATTTAAGAGGCAGAGAATGTGAGTTAGAGAGAGATGCAAAATCAAGACTAAGGATCTgcctagaaaaaaaataatgttcaaATTGGAGGTAAGAATTAAGGTcactaaattcaaaaatatgtattagaaaaaataagtaattttatattcgcGTTGTTTTATCATGTCTTAAAAAGGGGTTAACTATGTCCCCGTTCATGTCCATTTCATGTGGATAGGTTTCCACAATCTCACTCATAAAAATTTGACATATTTTTATTAAGTCCCAAATTACAATTAATCCCTACGAATATctatttgactatttttttattattccaatTGCTAGAATTCATCGGTTCATGATGTGAAATTATACCAGTCACTTAGTCGATTCTTAGATAACCAAAGTCCAGTTTATATCATTCTCATAAAATTATACGTatgttattataataatattaataaaaaataaatatttaaatactaaatgAGTCacattttttgtatatataacaatgattaatatcatattttataaCTTGTGAAATCATATTATAAACTATTGATAAGGTTAGATTAtaactataaattaaaaaaatttaattataaatttaaatggccttatttttaaaatgtataatttaataatttttctttaatttttatatatactaataatattaattctcCTAACTTTTTTAGTCTATGTCCCCAATATATTGTTTCTTTAGAAATATTCAATTACATAAATACTATCTACTTCGTTATACAATagtccaaaattttaattatttggctTTTATGGCGATGACTTCTACATTTTTAAGAATGTGatgaaattttttatctatatcACCATGTTATAGTAAAATACACCAACCTCTAAATCGAGATCGAAATCaataaccaaataaaaaaaagaagaaaaaagccAAATACATAAATGTCTACTACTATGTTACATAAATAAATGTGAAAgtataattatacaaaaatttttctaaatcataattcaaaattcaccTATCCATTCTGTCAATCAATCGAGTGTCACAATCTCTGTAGGTCGCCACGTAGACTTTCAAACACCTAAAAAGCCCTCATTTTCTTTAGCGTAAGTGATGCAAACTTCCCAATTCATAGACTTCACCATGCTCTCAAACTCATTAATTACCTCAGCAGTGTCTCGAACAATAAGCGTACTTTCGGGTCTCAGAACTTTATCAATATCAGccacaacaacttgaaaattaCACCTAATAGACCAATAAATATATTAGCAAAATGACACAAATAACTATTGTCTGTTGATATAATCTGACAAACTAttgattttgaacttttgatgaatgagaaataaaataattatacacatttttttgagttttgaaaacagATAATTTACATGAAGAGGACTTAGAATAAGTGCTAAATGATTTACACCAATCGTAATACATGTTAAAAAGACTGTGTTCATATATAATAGAAAGTGTATATGGAgtatctatttaaataaataaaacaaatcaaataaaagtatttttaagaattaatcaaattaattaattaatacaaataattagtataattaatttgatttaacttattgaatttaaaaaaataaattaaaaaatagttgattaaatttaatgaattataaagaCAAATAGAGAAATACACAAACACTCTCTTGGaagataataatttttcttaactaaattaatctgtgtttattatattgaattagaataaataataaattatctattttaatatgcactttctaaattaataaattaaaataattgatattaattataataaattgtgtgatatttaaatataattatatttaaatatataatcaaattaattagttactataattaaattaattcaccgttataatttgtatttaacgagttaaaagaaataaattaaaaaatactctcATAAGTATGTTACGTCAATTTCATtacctaatttttatataataatagaatagatagattaaaaaaaatatgaaaaaatttagGGGCAAcaattttattgcattttggcTAGTATGTCAATAGAGAAATGTGAGCCATTGAATGAAATATCACACTAATCTCACAcgatcaaatcatcattgatagTTAGTTGATGACTACCAATCACAAATGTTGGTGGCCCTAGCATTGCTCAAGTAGCAGCCCCTCTCTCAGCCGGCGGCAACAGCAGCCATCGCCTCCGCCGTCGCCAAACTCTCCTCGTCAACCAGAGGGTGCCTCGCCGCCGGCAGTGACATACATAGGGTTAGCTCGAAGCTCTTGGTCGTCCATCCTCCGCTCCTCCACGTCGTCGCATTTGGACTTGCAGATGGAAGCGGGGTCGGTTGGATTCCTCCATCGGGTGGATTCCTCCATTGCAGATTGAAGCATCGGCCATTGTTGGCTGAAAGAATGCAGTCCAACTCACCGAAGGATTATTTGAAAAGGTATCAAAGTAAGACTGAAGAtgagaagaaaagtaaaaagaagaaggagcagAAGCAGAAAAGTCAGCCAAAACCTAGTGGCTTGTTAGTTGTGGATGAAGATCCCACCTGGCAGAAACCCGTAGATCTCGGGGAAGAAAACGATGAGAAATCGTCTGGTAAATAACAAACATTGATATCTTTTCCTGTTATTTATACTATTTCcaatcttttgttttttatgtttCACATTAACCGTAATCTAAATGTATATGTAGATGAGGAGAAACCAATTGTTGATGAAGATATTGAAGTGAAGCGTATGAAGAGGCTTGAGCAGCTGAGGGCTATATCTCAGGATGGAAGTGGTTGGATTTCACTTTCTGATTTGCAAGATATTTCTCCACCCCGTGGTCGTCGTCATGATTCTCCAATGAAAGACACTTGGCATCCCCAAGGAAACGGCAGAAGGATGTTGCAAGAGGGAGTTTGGCTGTCAGTGACAGAAAAACAGGTTTGATTTCTGGTAAAGATATCAGAGAAGAGATTGacaaaaagaagaaggatgatTTGATGAGGTAATCTttcaattatttataattttcagTCTGTTTTACATGTACAACTATTTGCTATTTTCCATACTTATGTCTGTaggttctttttctttgttagttttgaAACATTTTTACATGACTGGATGTTTGGAATATTGGGATAGTTATATCTACCTTAATTCATGCTACAAGCCGAAAAGGCTTCAGATTTTAGGGGGCAGTGGTTTTGCATTTAGAATCTGCTGTGTAAGTTTAAACATGTTATGAATTGTGATCTTCCTTTATGCAGATTTAAAATGATGAATCCTTCAATCAGTGGGCGTGGTGCTGAACCAGTATATCGTGATAAAGTAAAAGGTaaggaattgaaattaattttttgttgatgttTCTGTTTAGTCTATTTGATGTTTTCAATGAACAtgaattggtgaattaattcgaattctGAATTCTGCAGGAGTACGCATTTCCAAGGAAGAATACGTGAAGTCAAAACAGAAAGTAGAAGAAAAGCCAAAGGTATACTGCAggattttatgtattttataagCCAAAAGATGTTAGGGTGtgaaaatttactttaattcttAGTCACCATCATGATTTTCAGGAGAAGGAAATAGAATGGGGCAAGGGCTTGGCTCAGAAGAGGGAAGCTGAGGCTAGGATGAAGGAACTAGAAACTGAGAAGGACAAGCCTTTTGCACGCAGCAGGTATACAAAAAAGAATAGTTTAACATGGATTCCTGTTTTTTGTGTACACTTTTTATGCACCTCTACTCCTCTAGTAACattttatatagaaaaataaacatcAATTATAGAGAAAAGCATGTACACAAAAAGAGTGGTACATGAAAAATTTCTTtacaataaatatttagaaactTGACTTTATATTGTTCTAcctttgttattgtattattATAATGACCTATTATTTTGAATATGATTATCATTTATTTAATCTCTTGGGGTAGACTCTTTGCTATAATACAACATTCTATAGATTTTTAGTAATTGGGTTTATAATGTCCCTTAAAATCTAAATAGATAGCCTCAAACAAATAGAACTTCATTTGAACAAGCAATCATTCACTCAGTAAATTTTGATGCCTACACTTCAGCTGTAAGCTGCTTTATATGTTTCATGAGGGGTTCATATTTTTCTCCCAAGTACTACCAAGGAATCTAGCAACTGCTAATTGATTCTCTTGTCAGCAGGCATCGTGTATCTTGagtaggattttcttaattcaTTTTACTTTTACTCGAGACATGATGAGCTAATTTACTCTGTCCTTAATAGTTTTACCTGTCAAGAAGATTATGTGCATCTATCATGGTTTACATTTATAGTTAGTTATCCATACTCTTTTATGTTTGTTGGCATCAATACTTCCCcttttgttgaaaaaaaaaatttactcaaCCTCGAGACATGAACAAAACTTAATACCTACAAGCATAGCTTTGAACCTGCTATGCGTTGTTTGCTAATAGTCAGCTCTACATGATGGCTTTTTACCTTTATTATTTGGCTCTTTATGTACACTATAACTACCTAGTTTTTAACAGGTCATAAGCTATCCTTGATATGTAATGTTGTTTTCATCAAATTGCTGTTGAAAAGATGAATCCTTTTGCTGTTTTCGCCCATCTTCGATGctgtaaataactaaatatggttttgttttctttcaggGACGATCCAGAACTTGACAACATGCTCAAGGATAGATTAAGATGGGGTGATCCTATGGCACATTTGGTAAAGAAAAAATATCCAGAGCCTGTTCTTCCAGATTTGGGAGAAGGTGAGAAGATGAAAGAATCAGGTTTTGTTGTTCCG harbors:
- the LOC107471615 gene encoding LOW QUALITY PROTEIN: uncharacterized protein LOC107471615 (The sequence of the model RefSeq protein was modified relative to this genomic sequence to represent the inferred CDS: deleted 2 bases in 1 codon) — encoded protein: MQSNSPKDYLKRYQSKTEDEKKSKKKKEQKQKSQPKPSGLLVVDEDPTWQKPVDLGEENDEKSSDEEKPIVDEDIEVKRMKRLEQLRAISQDGSGWISLSDLQDISPPRGRRHDSPMRHLASPRKRQKDVARGSLAVSDRKTGLISGKDIREEIDKKKKDDLMRFKMMNPSISGRGAEPVYRDKVKGVRISKEEYVKSKQKVEEKPKEKEIEWGKGLAQKREAEARMKELETEKDKPFARSRDDPELDNMLKDRLRWGDPMAHLVKKKYPEPVLPDLGEGEKMKESGFVVPQDIPDHSWLKRGLDAAPNRYGIRPGRHWDGVDRSR